The Longimicrobium sp. genome includes the window GGGACACGCTGCACCTGGTGCGCACGGAGCGCGGCTTCGAGCTGACGCCGTACGATCCCGCCTTCGAGGAGGCGATGGAAGGCTTCGAGGAAATACGGCGCAAGCACCGGAACGCGTTCCGCGAGCTGGCCAGGTAGCGTGGAAGAGCCGCGGTGGCTCTGGCGCGCCCTGGTGGATGCCATGCATCGCGAGCTGATCGCGGAGCACGGGGGGCTGTACGGGGTGCGCGACGAGGGGATGATCGAGTCGGCGCTGGCGCGGCCGCGCAACCGCTGGCTCTACGAGCCCGACGCGACCCTCGCCGACCTCGCCGCCGGCTACGGGTTCGGGCTCGCACGCAATCACGGCTATGCGGACGGAAACAAGCGCATCGCCCTGGCGGCGATGCACATGTTCGCGTGGCTGAACGGCTACGAGATCGCGGCCGAGGAGCCCGACGAAGTCGCGGTCGTGCTCGATCTGGCCAGTGGCGCCGTCTCTGAGCCGCAGCTTGCCGGCTGGGTACGCCAGCGGTTAGTGCTCAGGAGCTCGTCCTGAAAGGCGGAACGGGCTGGCAATCGCCGGCGGGGCGGCAGAGATCATCTGCTGCCCCGCTGCGTGTTCAGGACTCCGCTCCGGCTGCGGCGCCTGCTACCGCGCGGGGGTGGCGCCGGCAGCTGTCTCGATGAGCACGAGGAGGGCGCCTCCCCCGGGGAAGGCGCCCTCCTCGTGCTCCGCCGTCGATCGGTGGCTTACCGCTGCAGCGTGGCGGTGCTCCCGGCCGGCACGCCGACCGCGACCGCGGGCTCGCGCACGGGCAGGGCGGCGACGGCGGGGGCGGCGGGCGCTGCGGGCGTGGTGCCGCGGGCCAGGCGGACGGCCGCCGCGGGCGCCCGCGAGGTCTTGAGCTGGGCGAGCACGGGGACGGGGTCGGCGCCGGCGCGGCTCAGCTCCTCGTGCACGCGGGCGGCGTAGCCGCGGCCGGTGCGCGCGTAGACGTCGGGGTGCAGCGTCACCGAGTCGGCCTCCACTTCCGCCAGCCGGTACTCGATGCGCACCCGCACCCGGCCGGAGAGGGCGAGCTCGCGCGTGGCCCGCGGGTTGTCCACCAGGCGCTGCACGGTGCTCTCCGCGATCGGGGCGCCCTCGGCCTGCAGCACCAGCTTCGCCAGCTCCATCACGTCGGCGTTGCGCATGCGGATGCAGCCGTGGCTGGCGGGGCGGCCCAGGTGCCGCTCGTTGGCGGCCGGCGTGCCGTGCACGTAGTAGACGCCGAACAGGTGCATCTTCACGCGCCCCATCGGGTTGTTCCACCCCGGGCCGGCCGGCTTCTCGTCGCGCGCCCAGTCGGAGCCGGGCGGGGGCGTCCACGAGGGGTTCCAGACCATGCGGCGGATGGCGGCCTCGCCGGTGGGGGTGGCGTAGCGCGCCCGGCCCACCGACACCGGGTAGGAGCGGATGCGCTCGCCGCCCTGGAGCACGTCGAGGCGGCCGGCGGGGATGTTGACGACCAGCTCCATCGCCGGCGCCTGCGCGGCGGCGGGAGCGGCGGCGAGCGCGGCGAGCAGCAGGGCGGACCTGACCGGATGTATCGAAGACATGGCGCGGTTTCGGGACTGGCGGTTGCGGACCGTCTCGCTGGTCGAACGGGCCCGGGCCTGCCGGGTCGTGTGGTCCGCTGCGGCGGGGGAGAAGGACTCCTCCCCCGCGTTGGGGCGGTGGATACGGAAGGCGGCCCGGCGGTGTTTCAGGCTCCGCGTCGCACCGGATCACCATGCGCCCCGGGCACGGCGATGCGGCTTTCCGTGGCCCGCCGGAAGGCAATCCCGATACCTCGTTCACGTCCCGCGGCTCCATCTTCTCCAGGTCGTTGCCGCGGGCGGGTTTCCCTCACCCGGAGCCCACCCGCGGCCGAGGAGGTGGTGCCACAGGACGTGGGACAGGTCCGCCCCGGGTGGGTCTGCGATGTCCCTGCCTGGATCGACGGGCGATGTGAAAGGGGGTCCCTCGCCGGGACCCCCCTTGCTCCGTCACGCGCCTGACCCCCCGCCTTCGGGAGGCTTCGTACACCAGGGCCATGCCGGCCCCCGGCCTTCGCGGAAGCCGTACGCGGCGCCGCCCGGTGCACCCGGGCCCGTCTGCCGCGCGAGGGACGGCGCGGACCGGCCGCCGCGGGGCGCACGCCGCTCGTGGAGCAGGGCGAAGAGCTCGCAGACGCGCTCCCGCTGCTCCGCCGAGAGCACCGCCCGCACCCGGGTGGCGGCCGCGCCGTTGTTCTCGGCGAGCCGCAGCAGGATGGGCCAGGCCCGGTCGCCGGGCCGGGCGCTACCCGCTCCGCCCGGGCGCCGGCGGGAGCGGTCGCCATCGCGGAGCTCGCCGAGCTGCGCGAGCAGGGGCCGGTTCGCCGTGTCGAGCCAGGCGCCGATCGAGTCCAGCGCGTTCACCTGCGCGGAGCTGAGCGCCAGCCGGTCGCGGTAGCCGAGCAGGGCGTAGACGGGCGGCGGCGCCGTGCCGGCGGAGAGCACGGCGGGGCGCTCCTCGCCGGCGGGCGCCGGGTCCCTGCGCCCCGCGCACGCCGCGAGGACCAGCAGGGCCAGGGCGGGGTAGATTCGCTTCATGTCACACCGAATCCGGCCCCTCCGAGCCGGTGATGTCGGAGCAGGCGGCGGCGTCGGCCAGGACCAGGGCGGCCGCCAGGGCGCGCGGAGTGGTGCGGTTCATGGGATGGGTGTCCGGGTTGGCCCGTCCGGTGGAGACCCGACCTGATTCGGGCCCGCGTCCGCCGGCTTTCACCACTGGAGACACACGAGGGGGAGCGTACCCCTACGGCGGGAGCGGAACAGCTTGGCTCACGGAGTCGACGGAGTTGACGGAGACGGCAGGGGGTTCTCTGTTGACTCCGTTAACTCCGTGTGAGGCTTTTCGTTGGAGAATCAGGATCCAGAACGATCCTCGGCGAAATCGCGTGAAGTTCCCTGTGCCTCAGTGTCTCTGTGTGAGACCAGCAGTCAGGCAGCTCGAAAGTTTGCGTCACCCGTCGTCGGCACCGGGGAGGAAAGGGGCCAGGCGGTCGCGCAGGACGCGCAGCGCCTTCCCCATCTGCGCCTCGACGGTCTTCACCGAGATCCCCAGCACGCCGGCGATCTCGGCGTAGCGCAGGCCGTGGCCGCGGCTCAGCTCGAAGACCTCGCGGCAGCGCTCGGGGAGGGCGCCCACCGCCTCGCGCACGGCGCGGTCGATCTCCTCCTCCTCCAGGCGCGCGGGGGCCTCGGGGCGGGTCACCGTCTCCCCGGCGGCGCGGGGGGCGGTGCGCTGCTTCATCCGCTCGTGGCGCAGGTGGTTGAGCGCCCGGTTGCGGGCGGCGCGGAAGAGGTAGGCGCGCAGCGAGTCGTCCACCGACACCGTCCCGCGCCGGCGCCAGAGCTCGAGCATCACGTCCTGCGCGACCTCCTCGGCCACGGCGCGCTCGCCCAGGAGCCGCTCCGCGACGCCCACCAGCGCGGGGTAGTGCGCGCGGAAGAGCGCGTCGAACGCGGCGCCGTCGTCCCGGCGGAGACGGTCGAGGAGCTCGCGGTCGGTCACGGTGCGCTCATGGCTCGCGAAGGCCTGGTGCGGGCGGGCGGCTCCCCTGTCGCCGCTTCCGGCGGGGGGCGTAAATTACCGGCGGCACGCCACGGGCAGCAATCCGGCCACGCGCGCGCGGGGGACGGGGAGTAGGGGTGCGCCGGGGCTCACGTGTCCTAGGAGCATGGAGAACGGAACCGAGGTGCCCGAGACGCGCGGCGAGCCGGCCGACTGGGAGGCCCTGGCCCGCTTCCTGGCCGGCGAGAGCCCGCCGGAGGAGGCCGACGCCGTCCGCGCCTGGCTGGCCGAAGACCCCGCGCGCCGGGAGCGGCTCGACGCCCTCGACCGCTCGCTGGACCGCTTCGCCTGGCGGGCACCGGCGGACCTGGACGTGGAGGGGGCGCTCCGGCGCGTGCGGGCGCGGATGGACGAGCCCGGGGCGCGGGCGATCCCGCTCCGCCGCCCGCGGGAGCGCCAGGGGCGGGCCGCGGGGTGGCGGCCCGTGCTGCGCGCCGCCGCGGTGGCCGCGCTCCTCCTCATCGGCCCCTACCTCCTCTGGCGGATGGTCCGCGGAGAGCGGGGCACCTCCGTCGCGCGGACCTACACGACGGCGGTGGGCGAGCGCGACTCGGTGCGCCTGCCGGACGGGAGCCGCGTCCTGCTCGGCCCCGGGAGCCGGCT containing:
- a CDS encoding type II toxin-antitoxin system death-on-curing family toxin encodes the protein MDAMHRELIAEHGGLYGVRDEGMIESALARPRNRWLYEPDATLADLAAGYGFGLARNHGYADGNKRIALAAMHMFAWLNGYEIAAEEPDEVAVVLDLASGAVSEPQLAGWVRQRLVLRSSS
- a CDS encoding L,D-transpeptidase, which gives rise to MSSIHPVRSALLLAALAAAPAAAQAPAMELVVNIPAGRLDVLQGGERIRSYPVSVGRARYATPTGEAAIRRMVWNPSWTPPPGSDWARDEKPAGPGWNNPMGRVKMHLFGVYYVHGTPAANERHLGRPASHGCIRMRNADVMELAKLVLQAEGAPIAESTVQRLVDNPRATRELALSGRVRVRIEYRLAEVEADSVTLHPDVYARTGRGYAARVHEELSRAGADPVPVLAQLKTSRAPAAAVRLARGTTPAAPAAPAVAALPVREPAVAVGVPAGSTATLQR
- a CDS encoding RNA polymerase sigma-70 factor; its protein translation is MTDRELLDRLRRDDGAAFDALFRAHYPALVGVAERLLGERAVAEEVAQDVMLELWRRRGTVSVDDSLRAYLFRAARNRALNHLRHERMKQRTAPRAAGETVTRPEAPARLEEEEIDRAVREAVGALPERCREVFELSRGHGLRYAEIAGVLGISVKTVEAQMGKALRVLRDRLAPFLPGADDG